One segment of Rubripirellula amarantea DNA contains the following:
- the hisF gene encoding imidazole glycerol phosphate synthase subunit HisF → MLAARVIPCLDVHEGRVVKGTNFVNLRDAGDPVEVARRYEQEGADELVFLDITASHEQRETIVDVVRRTAEVVFMPLTVGGGVRTIEDVRTLLSAGCDKVSINSAACKDPDFVARAADRFGSQCIVVNIDPKRVIRDGEEVWEVHINGGRKPTGLMAVEWAKKVESLGAGEIVLTSMDADGTRDGFDIPITSAVSEAVSIPVVASGGAGCPQHLADAILLGKADAALAASIFHFGQYTIAETKQVMRDAGITVRL, encoded by the coding sequence ATGCTTGCTGCTCGTGTCATTCCCTGCCTCGACGTCCACGAAGGTCGCGTCGTGAAGGGCACCAATTTCGTCAACCTGCGAGACGCGGGGGACCCTGTCGAAGTCGCACGTCGCTATGAGCAAGAAGGTGCCGACGAATTGGTATTTCTAGATATCACGGCCAGTCACGAGCAACGTGAGACCATTGTTGATGTGGTTCGCCGCACCGCCGAAGTGGTCTTCATGCCGCTGACGGTGGGCGGCGGCGTCCGCACGATTGAGGATGTACGGACACTATTGTCGGCTGGCTGCGACAAGGTGTCGATCAATTCGGCAGCGTGCAAAGATCCTGATTTCGTCGCACGTGCGGCTGATCGTTTTGGCAGCCAGTGCATTGTCGTCAACATCGACCCTAAGCGAGTGATCCGAGATGGTGAAGAAGTTTGGGAAGTTCACATCAACGGTGGACGAAAGCCTACTGGTCTAATGGCGGTCGAATGGGCAAAGAAAGTGGAATCGCTTGGGGCCGGTGAGATCGTATTGACCAGCATGGATGCCGACGGAACACGCGATGGCTTCGACATACCGATCACGTCAGCGGTTAGTGAGGCGGTTTCAATTCCCGTTGTAGCCAGTGGAGGCGCGGGATGCCCCCAGCATTTGGCGGATGCGATTTTGCTCGGTAAGGCCGACGCAGCATTGGCGGCAAGCATTTTTCATTTCGGACAGTACACCATTGCGGAAACGAAACAGGTGATGCGTGATGCTGGAATCACGGTCCGTCTATAG
- a CDS encoding fructosamine kinase family protein, which produces MKPTKEIVRELLSQDPSSFEPNSLNGFSVVSVGGGCISDAYRVRADDGDWFVKSNDVSFEANFQAESEGLRQLAAVAERMDGIVVPQPRAVAVVAGASWLVMDWHCRSDQQAESYPAFGRSLARFHRESVGVVIGDAMGEGHDNFLGAARQLNAPLKDWTEFVAQQRIGFQLRWAVDQGLADRQLVDRCHRVMTEMSSLLSGREQSTSLLHGDLWSGNFFWGESGNTVMIDPAAYRGCREAEFGMLKLFGGCPGEFYEAYDDEFPLADGCWRRVSVYVLYHLLNHLNLFGSGYLDQCRQVAGDILRSR; this is translated from the coding sequence ATGAAGCCCACGAAGGAAATTGTCCGCGAATTGCTATCGCAAGATCCCAGTTCGTTTGAGCCCAATTCGCTAAATGGGTTTTCGGTTGTTTCCGTCGGTGGCGGCTGTATCAGCGACGCTTACCGCGTGAGGGCTGACGACGGTGATTGGTTCGTGAAATCTAACGATGTGTCGTTCGAGGCGAACTTTCAAGCCGAGAGCGAGGGATTGCGTCAATTGGCGGCGGTTGCCGAGCGGATGGACGGGATCGTCGTTCCCCAGCCGCGAGCCGTAGCGGTTGTTGCCGGTGCCTCGTGGTTGGTCATGGACTGGCATTGTCGAAGCGATCAGCAAGCCGAGTCTTACCCAGCGTTCGGCCGTTCATTGGCTCGCTTTCACCGTGAATCGGTTGGCGTGGTAATCGGTGATGCGATGGGTGAAGGACACGACAATTTTCTGGGAGCGGCTCGCCAACTCAATGCACCCCTAAAAGATTGGACCGAATTTGTGGCTCAGCAGCGCATTGGGTTTCAACTTCGATGGGCTGTCGATCAGGGGTTGGCCGATCGTCAACTCGTCGATCGCTGCCATCGGGTGATGACCGAAATGAGTTCGCTGCTTTCAGGACGCGAACAATCGACGTCGTTGTTGCATGGCGATTTGTGGAGCGGCAACTTCTTTTGGGGTGAAAGCGGCAACACGGTGATGATCGACCCTGCGGCCTACCGAGGCTGCCGGGAAGCTGAATTTGGGATGTTGAAGCTGTTTGGGGGCTGTCCCGGCGAGTTCTACGAGGCCTATGACGATGAGTTTCCGCTGGCCGATGGTTGCTGGCGACGAGTAAGCGTTTATGTTCTCTATCATCTGCTAAACCATTTGAACTTGTTTGGCAGCGGATATTTGGACCAGTGCCGACAAGTCGCTGGCGACATTCTTCGATCGCGTTAA